GCCGATGGAAACATCGTGGGGGTTCGATTCCCTTCCGCGGCACCACATTTGTCCGAGATATCCTTCGAATAATTCGAAGGATATTTTTTTAATCAGCCTTTTAAGGAGCGTTCGTAACATGAATGATGAAATTCGATTTCAAAAAGCAAAAAGAGTTTCCCTTGTTAGTATCTTAGGAAACCTCACATTAACCATCGCAAAACTAGTTGCCGGTTTTTTTGCTGGTAGTACGGCTCTGGTTGCTGATGCTTTTCATTCTTCTTCCGACTTAATCGGAACCATCATTCTTCTAAAAGGGATGCAAATAGCTCACCAGCCAGCAGATGAAAACCATCCTTTTGGTCATCATCGTGCTGAAACCATCACATCCGAAATACTCGCCTTTATTTTAATGATCACAGCTGCCGGCATTGGATACAAAGGTTTTCAGATTCTCACTTCAAATCACATTGCGATCCCAGGAGCCGTCGCTGTCTACATTGCCATCTTTTCTATCCTATCAAAAGAATTAATGTATCGATATTCCGCAAAAGTCGGAAAAGAAATTAATAGTGATGCTATTATAGCCGATGCCTGGCATCATCGGTCAGATGCATTTTCTTCTATTGCTGCATTAGTAGGTATTCTTGGTGCAAGAATGGGAATGCCTTTTATGGATCCTATTGCTGCTTTTTTCGTTGCTATATTAATTTTCCGTGCAGGTCTTCAAATCTACAAAAAGGCAGTCTCCTCACTAATGGACACAGCCCCTTCTAACGAAACCCTAAATGCTTTAAGCGATATCATTATCAGCGTCGAAGGTGTAAAGCAAGTAGACGATCTTCGCGTTAGATATTATGGATCAAAAATGATTATTGATCTAAAGATCAGTGTATTACCGGAACTAACCGTTGAGGATGGCCACAATGTTGCAGGTAGAGCTAAAGCAAGGATTATGGAAAGGGATGAACGCATTCAGGATGTCTTAATCCATGTTAATCCTTATTATACTCGCTCGTAAAATATCTCTACACGCTCTTGATTCTATTTCTAAATGCATAAATAGCTGCTTGCGTACGATCACTGACCTGTATTTTCTTAAATATGTTTGAAACGTGATTTTTCACCGTTTTCTCACTGATAAATAGAGTGTTGGCGATTTCTCTGTTATTTAGTCCATCTGCAATTAATGTAAGGATTTCATACTCTCTTTTTGTTAAGCTGATTTTCTTATGATCCATCATTTCCTTTGGCTGCTCAATATGTTTCAGTTTATGTAACTGTTGCTGATCTCCTTCAGCCATGGTTGGATATACATAAGAAACGCCTTCATTCACTTCTCGAATACCATCTATTAAGATGCGACTTTCCGCATCTTTTACAATATAACCATTAGCACCTAAATTAAATGTTTCGAATAAATATTCGATCTCTTCATGAAAGGTAAGAATGATTACCTTTATACTCTTATCTAAATCTTTTATTTTTCTAAGGGCTTTGATCCCATTCACATTAGGCATATTTATGTCTAAAAGCACCACATCCGGCTTCGTTTCCTTCACCTTTTGCACACATTCTTCTCCATCACTGGCTTCTCCCACTACTTCTATATCATCTTCCAGTGAAATAATCTGGATAAGTCCTTGCCTAACCAGAGAATGATCATCAGCAATCAAAACCTTAATTTTGGCCATCAATATTGTCCTCCTTGTCTTCTGTTGTCGGTATTTTTACTAGTAACACAGTTCCTGCTCCTTGTTCCGATTGAATTTTCACATTACCATTTAATAGTTCTGCTCGTTCTTTCATATTAATAATGCCAAAACCACCTTCGCTGCTTCCTCGAATATTCTTTGCCTTAAATCCTATCCCATTGTCCTTTATAACCATAGATATATATGTTGATTCTTGATTCAAAAGTATTTCTACATGATCAGCCTTTGAATGCTTATAAATATTATTCATGGCTTCTTGCGTGATACGAAACAATGCAAGTTGAAGGACAGAATCATCTGTCTCGAAATGAGGCGATGCCTCAAAAAGAATATCGATCTTTGTTTCTTTCTGAAAGTCTTCCAAGTACCTTCTAAGGGTAGGAACAATTCCCAAATCATCAATCGCCATTGGCCTTAAATTATAAATAATTTTTCTGATTTCTTTTGTGCTACCTCTTACCAGATCCTTCAAAACCTGTGTTTCTGCCTTTGCTTTTTCAACGTCCTTTTCCATCAATTTTTCACAATAGTCAATCTTTAACAGGATGTTTGAAAAGGATTGAGCTGGTCCGTCATGAATCTCTCTGGATACCCGTTTCCTTTCTTCTTCTTGAACTTGAATTATTTTTCTTCCCATAAGATGACGCTGTTCAATATCCGTAATGGTGTTATTAAAATCTTCCAAATTTCCATCCATAAATTCCATGGCAATGCTAAATTTTGTCGCTAATTTTTCTGCCCTTTCAAGATTTTTTCTTGCATTTCTCAGGTGAGCTTCAATGTCTTTTCTTTCATTAGTCAGTTTTTCTTCTTCTTTTCTTTTTAGTATCAGCTTTACCTGAAGGTTGTTGGCATGTTCATATGCTTCCCTTATTTTCAGCTCGCTATGTTTAGAGAAATCACGACTGACATCCACCAACCATCGTCTGCTTTTTTTTTCAAGCTTTTCTAAATCGATTTGATCCAGAATCACCTCTTGAATGTTTTGATTAATTTCCGCTAATTTTTTCTCCAATCTAAAACATTCTTTACTGAGGTTATCGGTTATTTCGAAAATCTCTTCCTTGCTTTCTTCGATCGCTGCAAAAATTCGATTAAGAACCTGATTCATTTTTACAGCATTGTGAATATAGTTATTACTCATTCGCTCTACCCCTTGCAAGAAAGTATCTTTTAGTCTACATATTCTATATCGATATTATCCAGTCTTTTCTTAAATGATTTTCTAAACATCTCTAAATATTCTTTTCTAAGAGATTCCTGTTCTTTTTTTTCGCTCTCGTTAAGGCTTCTTTCTTTTGAAATCTTAGC
This genomic interval from Tindallia magadiensis contains the following:
- a CDS encoding cation diffusion facilitator family transporter; its protein translation is MNDEIRFQKAKRVSLVSILGNLTLTIAKLVAGFFAGSTALVADAFHSSSDLIGTIILLKGMQIAHQPADENHPFGHHRAETITSEILAFILMITAAGIGYKGFQILTSNHIAIPGAVAVYIAIFSILSKELMYRYSAKVGKEINSDAIIADAWHHRSDAFSSIAALVGILGARMGMPFMDPIAAFFVAILIFRAGLQIYKKAVSSLMDTAPSNETLNALSDIIISVEGVKQVDDLRVRYYGSKMIIDLKISVLPELTVEDGHNVAGRAKARIMERDERIQDVLIHVNPYYTRS
- a CDS encoding response regulator; protein product: MAKIKVLIADDHSLVRQGLIQIISLEDDIEVVGEASDGEECVQKVKETKPDVVLLDINMPNVNGIKALRKIKDLDKSIKVIILTFHEEIEYLFETFNLGANGYIVKDAESRILIDGIREVNEGVSYVYPTMAEGDQQQLHKLKHIEQPKEMMDHKKISLTKREYEILTLIADGLNNREIANTLFISEKTVKNHVSNIFKKIQVSDRTQAAIYAFRNRIKSV
- a CDS encoding sensor histidine kinase, producing the protein MSNNYIHNAVKMNQVLNRIFAAIEESKEEIFEITDNLSKECFRLEKKLAEINQNIQEVILDQIDLEKLEKKSRRWLVDVSRDFSKHSELKIREAYEHANNLQVKLILKRKEEEKLTNERKDIEAHLRNARKNLERAEKLATKFSIAMEFMDGNLEDFNNTITDIEQRHLMGRKIIQVQEEERKRVSREIHDGPAQSFSNILLKIDYCEKLMEKDVEKAKAETQVLKDLVRGSTKEIRKIIYNLRPMAIDDLGIVPTLRRYLEDFQKETKIDILFEASPHFETDDSVLQLALFRITQEAMNNIYKHSKADHVEILLNQESTYISMVIKDNGIGFKAKNIRGSSEGGFGIINMKERAELLNGNVKIQSEQGAGTVLLVKIPTTEDKEDNIDGQN
- a CDS encoding DUF896 domain-containing protein, giving the protein MLEKEKMDRINELAKISKERSLNESEKKEQESLRKEYLEMFRKSFKKRLDNIDIEYVD